The proteins below come from a single Miscanthus floridulus cultivar M001 chromosome 1, ASM1932011v1, whole genome shotgun sequence genomic window:
- the LOC136507751 gene encoding LOB domain-containing protein 16-like, translating to MASSGASGGSGSPGSPCGACKFLRRKCAAECMFAPHFCAEDGAAQFAAIHKVFGASNAAKLLQQVAPADRSEAAATVTYEAQARLRDPIYGCVAHIFALQQQVASLQMQVLQAKAQVAQTMAAAAGPQGTTGSSPLLQRWPLEPESLSTQSSGCYSDMYCGFGDQEEGSYTK from the exons atggcttcCTCGGGCGCCAGCGGCGGCAGCGGCTCCCCGGGGTCTCCGTGTGGCGCCTGCAAGTTCCTGCGGCGCAAGTGCGCGGCGGAGTGCATGTTCGCTCCCCACTTCTGCGCCGAGGACGGGGCGGCGCAGTTCGCGGCCATCCACAAGGTGTTCGGCGCCAGTAACGCGGCCAAGCTGCTGCAGCAGGTGGCCCCCGCCGACCGGAGCGAGGCGGCGGCCACCGTCACCTACGAGGCGCAGGCCAGGCTCCGCGACCCCATCTACGGCTGCGTCGCCCACATCTTCGCGCTGCAGCAGCAG GTGGCGAGCTTGCAGATGCAGGTGCTGCAGGCGAAGGCACAGGTGGCGCAGACGATGGCGGCGGCCGCCGGGCCGCAGGGGACGACGGGCAGCAGCCCTCTCCTGCAGCGGTGGCCGCTGGAGCCCGAATCTCTGTCGACGCAGAGCTCCGGGTGCTACAGCGACATGTACTGCGGCTTCGGCGACCAGGAGGAAGGCAGCTACACGAAATGA